A part of Denitratisoma oestradiolicum genomic DNA contains:
- the cbpB gene encoding peptide-modifying radical SAM enzyme CbpB yields MRAPGLYTNSGTGPTLVPLDIGHGDYVAVTDPKTAFWALVRKDRLASSLSDAALLDAYRLKADAFARELHELRFGLKPSAVYVNPTERCNLNCTYCYIPEGMRWEGQHMPADRLIAALEKLQAYFATVMPAGHQPRIIFHGAEPLMNQSAMFAAIDAFKDNMVFGVQTNATLLDDHALDFLTRRRVSIGLSLDGPRAEVTDATRFTFGGKSVHDKVLAAMEKLRGYDAWSVIATCTASNLDQLVPLMELFHAREVPTCMLNAVRCTLEGARKVRPDDGDLARGFIAALERSHTLYLETGRKLVVANFANILLAIMAPTARRLMCDISPCGGGRAFFALAPDGGMFPCSEFIGLEEFRGGNLFTDVVQDVLDSPAFRLVTERNVDRFSPCTDCAIRHFCGSPCPAEAHQMNGGMDRIGAFCGFYEEQVRYAFRLIADGRADDFLWDEWDKGVETSFAFTRQ; encoded by the coding sequence GTGAGGGCGCCGGGTCTTTACACCAACTCGGGTACGGGACCAACGCTGGTGCCGCTGGATATCGGTCACGGGGATTATGTGGCCGTGACGGACCCGAAAACCGCTTTCTGGGCGCTGGTGCGCAAGGACAGGCTGGCGTCATCCCTGAGCGACGCGGCCTTGCTGGACGCTTATCGATTGAAGGCTGACGCGTTCGCACGGGAACTCCATGAATTGCGCTTCGGCTTGAAGCCTTCCGCAGTCTATGTGAACCCCACCGAGCGCTGCAATCTCAACTGCACCTATTGCTACATTCCGGAGGGCATGCGTTGGGAGGGCCAGCACATGCCGGCGGATCGGCTGATCGCCGCCCTGGAAAAGCTCCAAGCCTATTTCGCCACGGTGATGCCGGCGGGTCACCAGCCGCGCATCATCTTCCATGGCGCCGAGCCCCTGATGAACCAGTCGGCGATGTTCGCAGCCATTGATGCGTTCAAGGACAACATGGTATTCGGTGTGCAGACCAACGCCACCCTGCTCGACGATCATGCGCTGGATTTCCTGACCCGGCGCCGGGTCAGCATTGGTTTGTCTCTCGATGGTCCCCGCGCCGAGGTTACCGACGCGACGCGCTTCACCTTCGGCGGCAAGAGTGTCCATGACAAGGTCTTGGCGGCCATGGAAAAACTCAGGGGGTACGACGCATGGAGCGTGATCGCTACCTGTACCGCGAGCAATCTGGATCAACTGGTGCCCTTGATGGAGCTTTTCCATGCTAGGGAGGTGCCTACCTGCATGCTGAATGCCGTGCGCTGCACCCTGGAAGGCGCGCGCAAGGTGCGGCCCGATGACGGGGATCTGGCCCGTGGTTTCATCGCCGCTCTGGAGCGTAGCCATACCTTGTACTTGGAAACGGGCCGCAAGCTGGTTGTGGCCAATTTCGCCAACATCCTGCTGGCCATCATGGCACCGACGGCCCGGCGCTTGATGTGCGACATATCGCCTTGCGGCGGTGGGCGGGCCTTCTTCGCCCTGGCACCCGACGGTGGGATGTTTCCCTGTAGCGAGTTCATCGGTCTCGAGGAGTTTCGGGGCGGCAACCTGTTTACCGACGTCGTGCAGGATGTGCTGGATTCCCCCGCCTTTCGCTTGGTGACGGAGCGGAACGTGGATAGGTTTTCACCCTGCACGGATTGCGCAATTCGCCATTTCTGCGGCTCGCCCTGTCCCGCCGAGGCTCATCAGATGAATGGTGGCATGGACAGGATCGGAGCCTTCTGCGGCTTCTACGAGGAGCAGGTGCGCTATGCTTTCCGACTCATCGCCGATGGTCGTGCCGACGACTTTCTATGGGATGAATGGGATAAAGGCGTGGAAACCAGCTTCGCTTTTACCCGTCAGTAA
- a CDS encoding DUF2789 domain-containing protein — translation METPTHRMSHLFAQLGLPSDDEAIARFIQTHHPLAKGTLLHEAPFWTPAQAAFLCEEILEDADWAEVIDALNAELGPLG, via the coding sequence ATGGAAACGCCAACTCACCGCATGAGTCACCTGTTTGCTCAGCTCGGCTTACCGTCGGATGATGAGGCGATTGCTCGATTCATCCAGACGCACCATCCTCTGGCTAAGGGTACCTTGCTCCATGAGGCGCCATTCTGGACGCCAGCGCAGGCCGCTTTCCTGTGTGAGGAAATTCTGGAAGACGCCGATTGGGCTGAAGTGATCGATGCGTTGAATGCCGAGCTTGGCCCCCTAGGGTAG
- the cobD gene encoding threonine-phosphate decarboxylase CobD: MIEHGGKLREAARHWGIPLTDWLDLSTGIAPFSYPSPPLPPSCWQRLPEADDGLEAAARACYGLPLDKPILPLPGSQAAIQTLPRLRPPGRVAVLAPTYGEHPAAWRQAGHEILAFAPPQLEAMARQVEVVVLVNPNNPTGACFDRQRLLALAQDMARRGGWLLVDEAFADVIPQQNLIADCGDHLPSLIVLRSLGKFFGLAGARVGFACGPSLLLDRLAAALGPWSLSHPSRYIATLALSDQSWQTGQRQRLIEASARMDRLLADHGFTRRSHTQLFHYLPTPQAPHLHRALAQQGILTRCLESPPALRLGLPGDESQWQRLDAALTHIVPSPPPRMKMRKGKLNAPHPHPRPEAGLPIGSLRSMITLGSGAAFSR; the protein is encoded by the coding sequence ATGATCGAACACGGCGGCAAACTTCGGGAAGCGGCCCGGCACTGGGGCATTCCCCTGACTGACTGGCTCGACCTGTCCACCGGCATTGCCCCTTTCTCCTACCCGTCGCCCCCGCTCCCGCCATCCTGCTGGCAGCGCCTGCCGGAGGCGGACGATGGGCTGGAAGCCGCCGCCCGGGCCTGTTACGGCCTGCCCCTCGACAAGCCGATCCTGCCCTTGCCGGGTTCTCAGGCCGCAATACAGACCCTGCCCCGACTGCGCCCTCCGGGACGCGTCGCCGTGCTGGCGCCCACCTATGGAGAACATCCGGCGGCGTGGCGACAGGCGGGGCATGAAATTCTGGCCTTCGCCCCTCCTCAACTGGAAGCCATGGCCCGCCAAGTGGAGGTGGTAGTGCTGGTTAATCCCAACAATCCCACTGGCGCATGCTTCGATCGGCAGCGCCTGCTGGCCCTGGCGCAGGACATGGCCAGACGCGGCGGCTGGCTGCTGGTGGACGAAGCCTTTGCCGATGTCATACCCCAGCAGAATCTGATAGCGGATTGCGGAGACCATCTGCCCAGCCTGATCGTGCTGCGCTCCCTGGGCAAATTTTTCGGCCTGGCCGGCGCCCGGGTCGGCTTCGCCTGTGGCCCCAGCCTTTTGCTGGATCGCCTGGCCGCAGCCCTGGGGCCTTGGAGCCTGTCCCATCCCAGTCGTTACATAGCCACCCTGGCCCTGTCCGATCAAAGCTGGCAGACGGGGCAACGGCAGCGCCTGATCGAGGCCAGCGCGAGAATGGATCGATTGCTGGCCGACCACGGCTTCACGCGCAGGAGCCATACTCAACTTTTTCACTATTTGCCCACGCCCCAAGCGCCCCATTTGCATCGAGCGCTGGCACAGCAAGGCATCCTCACCCGCTGCCTGGAGTCGCCGCCCGCCCTGCGCCTGGGCCTGCCCGGCGATGAATCCCAATGGCAACGACTGGATGCCGCCCTGACGCACATAGTCCCCAGCCCCCCCCCGAGGATGAAAATGCGCAAAGGCAAATTGAACGCCCCCCACCCCCATCCCCGCCCCGAGGCGGGGCTCCCTATCGGCTCGCTACGCTCGATGATTACACTCGGCTCCGGCGCGGCTTTTTCACGTTAA
- the cbiB gene encoding adenosylcobinamide-phosphate synthase CbiB — MAEGFLLLMAASLAVLADRLLGEPRRWHPLVGFGRLSRWIEARCRLSNVLPRHDRLLGVAAWGLAVLPPLMASMLLCQLPWGLGWLVSAACLYFALGARSLEQHVGVVETALLGGDLPGARLAVGCIVSRDSTGLDAPATVRAALETTLENGNDAVFAALFWFALLGGPGAVLYRLTNTLDAMWGYKSERYLHFGWAAARFDDVLNWLPARLTALTYALLGNTRQALDCWRRQASAWESPNAGPVMAAGAGSLGLVLGGAASYEGCMEPRPTLGMGAAPEAKDIQRGLALVRRGLMLWLLLWGLGVMVAGAVL, encoded by the coding sequence ATGGCTGAAGGATTTCTGCTCCTGATGGCGGCAAGCCTTGCCGTGCTCGCCGACCGACTACTGGGCGAGCCGAGGCGCTGGCATCCCCTGGTGGGATTCGGCAGGTTGTCGCGCTGGATCGAGGCCCGTTGCCGCCTGAGCAATGTCCTGCCGCGCCATGACCGGCTGCTGGGGGTGGCGGCCTGGGGGCTGGCGGTGCTGCCTCCGTTGATGGCGTCCATGCTGCTGTGTCAACTGCCCTGGGGTCTGGGCTGGCTGGTTTCCGCAGCCTGCCTGTATTTCGCCCTGGGGGCGCGCAGCCTAGAGCAGCATGTCGGGGTTGTGGAGACCGCCCTGCTCGGCGGCGACCTGCCAGGGGCGCGGCTGGCCGTGGGATGCATTGTGTCTCGCGACAGCACCGGCCTGGATGCTCCAGCCACGGTCCGGGCAGCCCTGGAAACAACCTTGGAGAACGGTAATGACGCGGTGTTCGCGGCCCTGTTCTGGTTTGCCCTGTTGGGCGGGCCGGGAGCGGTGCTGTATCGCCTGACCAATACGCTGGATGCCATGTGGGGCTACAAGAGCGAGCGCTATTTACATTTCGGCTGGGCCGCAGCGCGTTTTGATGACGTGCTCAACTGGTTGCCGGCCCGCCTGACCGCGCTGACCTATGCCCTGTTGGGCAACACGCGCCAGGCCTTGGACTGCTGGCGCCGGCAGGCATCCGCCTGGGAGAGTCCCAATGCGGGGCCGGTGATGGCCGCGGGAGCAGGCAGCCTGGGACTGGTGCTGGGGGGCGCCGCCAGCTACGAGGGTTGCATGGAACCTCGGCCGACCCTGGGTATGGGCGCGGCACCGGAGGCGAAGGATATCCAGCGGGGCCTGGCCCTGGTCCGGCGTGGCTTGATGCTCTGGCTGCTGCTCTGGGGTTTGGGAGTGATGGTCGCCGGGGCCGTCCTCTGA
- the aceB gene encoding malate synthase A, producing MSLTLPVGMQINAPILSGFEHILTPEALALVAKLHRACEPRRQELLKQRVERQARIDAGEMPDFLPETKHIREGDWKVASLPRALECRRVEITGPVERKMIINAFNSGADSYMTDFEDSNSPKWDNQIQGQINLYDAVRRQISHTNEAGKTYRLNDTIATLQVRPRGWHLDEKHVTVDGHRVSGGIFDFALFFFHNAKEQIARGAGPFFYLPKMESHLEARLWNDIFCLAQDELGIPRGSIKATVLIETILATFEMEEILYELREHSAGLNAGRWDYIFSCIKKFKKNRDFCLAQRSAITMEVPFMRAYALALVKACHKRGAPAMGGMSALIPIKNDPEANEKALAGIRHDKTRDANDGFDGGWVAHPGLVSIAMEEFKKVLGERPNQWEKQRIDTFGARDFLNFQPEQPITETGLRNNINVGIHYLGSWLAGNGCVPIHNLMEDAATAEISRSQVWQWVVSPKGILDDGRKVTADMVRPMIAEELAKVKATVVAQGEDTTTYDQAAVIFDKMSLTPEYPEFLTLPLYEAME from the coding sequence ATGTCCCTGACCCTGCCCGTCGGCATGCAAATCAACGCGCCCATCCTGTCCGGCTTTGAACACATCCTCACCCCCGAGGCCCTGGCCCTGGTGGCCAAGCTGCACCGGGCCTGCGAACCCCGACGCCAGGAACTACTGAAGCAGCGCGTGGAACGCCAAGCCCGGATCGATGCCGGCGAAATGCCCGATTTCTTGCCGGAGACCAAGCACATCCGCGAAGGGGACTGGAAAGTGGCCTCGCTGCCCCGCGCCCTGGAATGTCGCCGCGTCGAGATCACCGGCCCCGTCGAGCGCAAGATGATCATCAACGCCTTCAACTCCGGCGCCGACAGTTACATGACCGACTTCGAGGACTCCAACAGCCCGAAGTGGGACAACCAGATCCAGGGCCAGATCAACCTTTACGACGCCGTGCGGCGCCAGATCAGCCACACCAACGAGGCCGGCAAGACCTATCGGCTCAACGACACCATCGCCACCCTGCAGGTGCGCCCCCGCGGCTGGCACCTGGACGAGAAGCACGTGACCGTGGACGGCCATCGCGTCTCCGGCGGCATCTTCGACTTCGCCCTGTTCTTCTTCCACAACGCCAAAGAACAAATCGCCCGGGGTGCCGGCCCCTTCTTCTATCTGCCCAAGATGGAAAGCCACCTGGAAGCCCGCCTGTGGAACGACATCTTCTGCCTGGCCCAGGACGAACTGGGTATTCCCCGGGGCAGCATCAAGGCCACGGTGTTGATCGAGACCATCCTCGCCACTTTCGAGATGGAGGAAATCCTCTATGAACTGCGCGAGCACAGCGCGGGCCTGAACGCCGGGCGCTGGGACTACATCTTCTCCTGCATCAAGAAGTTCAAGAAGAACCGCGACTTCTGCCTGGCCCAGCGCAGCGCCATCACCATGGAAGTGCCCTTCATGCGCGCCTATGCCCTGGCCCTGGTGAAGGCCTGCCACAAGCGCGGCGCCCCCGCCATGGGCGGCATGAGCGCGCTGATCCCCATCAAGAACGACCCCGAGGCCAACGAAAAGGCCCTGGCCGGCATCCGCCACGACAAGACCCGCGACGCCAATGACGGCTTCGACGGCGGCTGGGTCGCCCATCCCGGGTTGGTGTCCATCGCCATGGAAGAGTTCAAGAAAGTGCTGGGCGAGCGCCCCAACCAGTGGGAGAAGCAGCGGATTGATACCTTCGGCGCCCGTGACTTCCTCAACTTCCAGCCCGAGCAGCCCATCACCGAAACGGGCCTACGCAACAACATCAACGTCGGCATCCACTATCTGGGTTCCTGGCTGGCCGGCAACGGCTGCGTGCCCATCCACAACCTGATGGAAGACGCCGCCACCGCCGAGATCAGCCGCTCCCAAGTGTGGCAGTGGGTGGTGAGCCCCAAGGGCATTCTTGACGACGGCCGCAAGGTCACCGCCGACATGGTGCGCCCCATGATCGCCGAGGAACTGGCCAAGGTGAAGGCCACCGTCGTAGCCCAGGGCGAGGACACCACCACCTACGACCAGGCTGCGGTGATCTTCGACAAGATGTCCCTGACCCCGGAATACCCGGAATTCCTGACCTTGCCCCTGTACGAGGCGATGGAGTAA
- the bluB gene encoding 5,6-dimethylbenzimidazole synthase, with protein sequence MSNPHAYSQVEIDALWRALRERRDMRHFRREALPEGCLDRLLEAAHLAPSVGFMQPWRFLRITDPALRGRIHALVEEERLATAEALPSRRNEFLQVKIEGIQDCAELVVVALMSGREKHLIGRRTLPQMDLASTACAIQNMWLAARAEGIGLGWVSFFQPEALARLLAMPEGAQPIAILCIGPVDAFYPRPMFEDAGWGRRLPREAVVFENVWPADAAPTPTAY encoded by the coding sequence ATGAGCAATCCCCACGCCTATAGCCAAGTCGAGATCGATGCCCTCTGGCGTGCCCTGCGGGAGCGGCGCGACATGCGCCATTTCCGTCGTGAAGCGCTGCCCGAAGGCTGCCTCGATCGATTGTTGGAAGCCGCCCATCTGGCGCCTTCGGTGGGTTTCATGCAGCCCTGGCGTTTTCTGCGCATCACCGATCCGGCCTTGCGGGGCCGCATCCATGCCCTGGTGGAGGAGGAGCGTCTGGCGACTGCCGAGGCGCTGCCTTCCCGGCGCAACGAGTTTCTCCAGGTGAAGATCGAAGGCATCCAGGATTGCGCCGAACTGGTGGTGGTGGCTCTGATGTCCGGGCGCGAAAAACACCTTATCGGTCGTCGCACCCTGCCTCAGATGGATCTGGCCTCCACCGCCTGCGCCATCCAGAACATGTGGCTGGCGGCCCGGGCCGAGGGCATCGGCCTGGGCTGGGTTTCCTTCTTCCAGCCGGAGGCTCTGGCCCGATTGCTGGCCATGCCGGAAGGGGCTCAACCCATTGCGATACTCTGCATCGGACCGGTGGATGCCTTCTATCCCCGTCCCATGTTCGAAGATGCCGGCTGGGGCCGGCGTTTGCCCCGGGAGGCCGTGGTGTTCGAGAATGTCTGGCCCGCAGATGCAGCTCCTACGCCGACAGCCTATTGA
- a CDS encoding aspartate kinase, whose translation MTLIVQKYGGTSMGSPERIRNVAKRVARWKAQGHQMVVVVSAMSGETNRLIALAKDVSPVPDDRELDVVISTGEQVTIALLAMALKDLGLKAKSYTGSQVRILTDSSFTKARILDIDGASLQRDLDDDTVVIVAGFQGVDEQGNITTLGRGGSDTTGVALAAALNADECQIYTDVDGVYTTDPRIVPEARKLERITFEEMLEMASLGSKVLQIRSVEFAGKYKVKLRVLSSFEEEGQETLGTLITFEDDVKMEQPIISGIAFNRDEAKLTVLGVPDRPGIAYQILGPIADANIDVDMIIQNVGHDGSTDFSFTVNRGEFSRALKILDEQVKPHVGARAVIGDNKICKVSAVGVGMRSHPGIASRMFRTLAEEGINIQMISTSEIKVSVVVDEKYLELAVRVLHKAFDLDQVLA comes from the coding sequence ATGACTTTGATAGTTCAGAAATACGGCGGCACCTCCATGGGGTCCCCGGAGCGAATCCGCAACGTCGCCAAACGGGTGGCACGCTGGAAGGCCCAGGGGCACCAGATGGTCGTGGTGGTTTCCGCCATGAGCGGCGAAACCAACCGCCTTATCGCCCTGGCCAAGGACGTCTCTCCAGTTCCCGATGATAGGGAACTGGACGTGGTGATCTCCACCGGCGAGCAGGTGACGATTGCCTTGCTGGCCATGGCACTCAAGGATCTGGGGCTCAAGGCCAAAAGCTATACCGGCAGTCAGGTTCGGATACTGACCGACAGTTCATTCACCAAGGCCCGAATTCTGGATATCGATGGCGCCAGTTTGCAGCGCGATCTGGATGACGATACCGTAGTCATCGTGGCTGGTTTCCAAGGGGTGGATGAACAGGGCAATATCACCACGCTGGGGCGTGGCGGTTCGGATACCACGGGCGTGGCTCTGGCGGCGGCCCTGAATGCAGACGAATGCCAAATCTACACCGATGTGGATGGCGTCTATACGACCGATCCGCGCATTGTGCCGGAGGCCCGGAAGCTGGAGCGCATTACCTTCGAGGAGATGCTCGAAATGGCGAGCCTGGGCTCCAAGGTGCTGCAAATTCGTTCAGTGGAGTTCGCCGGCAAGTACAAGGTCAAGTTGCGCGTGCTCTCCAGCTTCGAGGAAGAGGGCCAGGAAACCCTGGGCACGCTGATCACTTTCGAGGATGACGTCAAGATGGAACAACCAATCATTTCCGGCATCGCCTTCAACCGGGACGAGGCCAAGCTGACCGTGCTGGGCGTACCGGATCGTCCTGGCATCGCCTATCAGATTCTGGGGCCGATTGCCGACGCCAATATCGACGTGGATATGATCATTCAGAACGTGGGCCACGATGGCAGCACGGACTTCTCGTTCACGGTGAACCGGGGCGAATTTTCCCGTGCCCTCAAGATTCTGGACGAGCAGGTCAAGCCCCATGTGGGCGCCCGCGCGGTCATCGGCGACAACAAAATTTGCAAGGTTTCGGCCGTGGGTGTGGGTATGCGCTCCCACCCCGGCATCGCCAGCCGGATGTTCCGCACCCTGGCGGAGGAGGGCATCAACATCCAGATGATTTCCACATCGGAGATCAAGGTCTCCGTGGTGGTGGACGAGAAATATCTCGAACTGGCGGTGCGAGTGTTGCACAAGGCCTTTGATCTGGATCAGGTGCTGGCCTGA
- the cbpA gene encoding modified peptide precursor CbpA — protein sequence MHSTTKQQTTAPAIAPLKDPRSESISDKPAIIASRKRCAADGVGLSHYILMDRHDGKESGK from the coding sequence ATGCATTCGACCACCAAGCAGCAAACCACCGCCCCCGCCATCGCCCCCCTGAAAGACCCACGGAGCGAATCGATCTCGGACAAACCGGCCATCATCGCCAGCCGCAAGCGCTGTGCCGCCGATGGCGTGGGGCTTTCCCATTACATCCTGATGGATCGCCATGATGGCAAGGAATCCGGAAAGTGA
- a CDS encoding helix-turn-helix domain-containing protein has product MKTPEKIDAREIRHKLGLNQQQFWSKLGVTQSGGSRYESGRNMPRPVQQLLRLVHVEQIDIAKVRKEDFEVVEFLKASNPDLFKDLKKQARAYRKAA; this is encoded by the coding sequence ATGAAGACTCCCGAAAAAATCGACGCCCGCGAAATTCGCCACAAACTCGGCCTGAATCAGCAGCAATTCTGGTCCAAGCTGGGCGTCACCCAAAGTGGCGGATCACGCTATGAAAGCGGCCGCAACATGCCCCGCCCGGTTCAGCAGTTGCTGCGCTTGGTCCATGTGGAACAGATCGACATCGCCAAGGTAAGAAAAGAGGACTTCGAAGTGGTCGAGTTCCTCAAGGCCAGCAATCCCGATCTGTTCAAGGATCTCAAGAAACAGGCTCGTGCCTACAGAAAGGCTGCCTGA
- the fumC gene encoding class II fumarate hydratase, with protein MSEIRMEIDSFGPIEVPQDRLWGAQTQRSLRYFDISHERMPLPLIHGLALIKGAAADVNAVLGLLDVGKARAIREAAAEILAGRHEDEFPLVVWQTGSGTQTNMNVNEVIANRASELLGGGRGEQRLVHPNDDVNKGQSSNDVFPGAMHVAAARALHEEVLPALRQLSSSLAAKANEFVSIVKIGRTHLQDATPLTLGQEFSGYVAQLALAETALDNALPGLYSLAIGGTAVGTGLNTHAEFGERVAAAVAATTRLPFVTAPNKFAGLAGHEALVIAHGALKTLATSLMKIANDIRWLASGPRSGLGEISLPENEPGSSIMPGKVNPTQAEAMTMLCAQVLGNDIAISIGAASGNFELNVYKPLLIHNFLQSTRLLADGCRSFETHCVRGIQANEARIAELLDRSLMLVTALVPHIGYDKAASIAKKAHAENTTLREAALALGHVTADEFDLWVRPEDMLGPKQ; from the coding sequence ATGAGCGAGATCCGCATGGAAATAGACTCCTTCGGACCCATCGAGGTGCCGCAAGACCGCTTGTGGGGGGCGCAAACACAACGAAGCCTGCGCTACTTCGACATCTCCCATGAGCGCATGCCCTTGCCCTTGATCCATGGATTGGCCCTGATCAAGGGGGCGGCGGCCGACGTCAATGCTGTTCTTGGACTACTTGATGTTGGCAAGGCGCGGGCAATCCGGGAGGCTGCAGCCGAAATTCTGGCCGGGCGGCATGAGGATGAGTTTCCTCTGGTGGTCTGGCAGACCGGATCGGGAACCCAGACCAACATGAACGTCAACGAGGTGATCGCCAATCGGGCTTCCGAACTGCTGGGCGGCGGCCGAGGCGAACAGCGCCTGGTGCATCCCAACGACGACGTGAATAAGGGCCAGTCTTCCAACGACGTGTTTCCCGGCGCCATGCATGTGGCCGCGGCCCGTGCCCTGCACGAAGAGGTGCTGCCTGCGCTCCGGCAATTGAGTTCCTCTCTGGCGGCCAAGGCGAACGAGTTTGTCTCTATCGTCAAGATTGGCCGGACTCATCTCCAGGATGCCACGCCCCTGACCCTGGGGCAGGAGTTTTCCGGCTATGTGGCGCAATTGGCGTTGGCCGAAACGGCCCTGGACAATGCCTTACCGGGTCTTTATTCCTTGGCGATCGGCGGCACTGCGGTGGGTACCGGTCTCAACACTCATGCGGAATTCGGTGAGCGCGTTGCCGCTGCTGTCGCCGCCACCACCCGCTTGCCCTTCGTGACGGCGCCCAACAAATTCGCCGGACTGGCCGGCCATGAAGCCCTGGTAATCGCCCACGGCGCGCTGAAAACCCTGGCTACGTCCCTTATGAAAATTGCCAACGACATCCGCTGGCTGGCCTCCGGGCCCCGTTCCGGGCTGGGGGAAATCTCCCTGCCGGAGAATGAACCGGGCAGTTCGATCATGCCGGGCAAGGTCAATCCGACCCAGGCCGAGGCGATGACCATGCTCTGCGCCCAGGTCCTGGGAAACGACATTGCCATCAGCATCGGCGCCGCCAGCGGTAATTTTGAGCTAAACGTCTACAAGCCTCTGCTGATCCACAACTTTCTGCAAAGCACCCGGCTGCTGGCGGATGGTTGCCGCAGTTTCGAGACTCACTGCGTACGCGGCATTCAAGCCAACGAGGCGCGCATCGCCGAACTGCTTGATCGCTCCCTGATGCTGGTGACGGCCCTGGTGCCCCATATCGGTTACGACAAGGCCGCAAGCATCGCCAAAAAGGCCCATGCCGAGAACACCACTCTCCGGGAGGCGGCCCTGGCTCTGGGCCATGTGACCGCTGACGAGTTCGATCTCTGGGTCCGGCCGGAAGACATGCTGGGGCCAAAACAATAG
- a CDS encoding LysR family transcriptional regulator, which yields MDRLTQIEAFVTTAIQGSLSAAARQEGVTPAIMGRRINALEARLGVKLLLRTTRRLSLTQEGAAFLEDCQRLLGDLGNAEASVSLGAVRASGHLCISAPAGFGRRHVAPRVAAFLDVHPEVTAALDLSDRVVDIVNEGIDCAVRIGGMTDSNLISVRLGEVRRALVGSPDYLARRGIPAMPDDLANHECLPLVQQAGWLFRDAAKRGETQLVKIKGRLQCNDGSALREWALQGRGLAWRSRWEVGEDLRAGRLVAVLEDYAAPPLAISAVFPQRQIPLRLRLFIEHLKAAFAGQDY from the coding sequence ATGGACCGACTGACTCAAATTGAAGCCTTTGTCACCACTGCCATCCAGGGTAGCCTCAGCGCCGCTGCTCGTCAGGAGGGGGTGACGCCGGCTATTATGGGGCGGCGTATCAATGCTCTGGAGGCACGGCTGGGCGTCAAGCTGCTGCTGCGCACCACTCGCCGCTTGAGTCTGACCCAGGAAGGGGCGGCTTTTCTGGAGGATTGCCAGCGTCTGCTGGGGGATCTGGGCAATGCGGAGGCTTCCGTCAGCCTGGGTGCGGTGCGGGCCAGTGGACACCTGTGTATCTCCGCTCCGGCGGGCTTCGGCCGTCGCCATGTGGCACCCCGAGTGGCCGCGTTTCTGGATGTACACCCGGAGGTGACAGCGGCCCTGGATCTTTCGGATCGGGTTGTGGATATCGTCAATGAGGGTATTGATTGCGCGGTGCGTATCGGCGGAATGACGGATTCCAATCTGATTTCGGTGCGCTTGGGAGAGGTGCGACGGGCGCTGGTGGGGAGTCCCGATTATCTGGCCCGGAGGGGCATTCCGGCGATGCCCGACGACCTGGCGAATCACGAATGTCTGCCCCTGGTGCAGCAGGCTGGATGGCTGTTTCGGGACGCCGCGAAGCGAGGCGAAACCCAGTTGGTGAAGATCAAGGGCCGGCTCCAGTGCAATGACGGATCCGCCCTGCGTGAGTGGGCTTTGCAAGGGAGGGGACTGGCCTGGCGTTCCCGTTGGGAGGTGGGCGAAGACCTGCGGGCAGGGCGACTGGTTGCAGTTCTGGAGGATTACGCCGCGCCACCCTTGGCCATCAGTGCGGTGTTTCCCCAAAGACAGATACCCTTGCGCCTGCGACTGTTCATTGAACATCTGAAAGCAGCCTTCGCCGGGCAGGATTATTGA